One window of the Klebsiella oxytoca genome contains the following:
- the mdtM gene encoding multidrug efflux MFS transporter MdtM produces MLQWMTRFFARHSATLFFPAALILYDFAAYLTTDLIQPGIIHVVRDFDADVALAPASVSLYMAGGMALQWLLGPLSDRIGRRPVLLTGALIFTLACLATMFTTSMEQFLAARFIQGTSICFIATVGYVTVQEAFGQTKAIKLMAIITSIVLIAPIIGPLSGAALMHFVHWKVLFGIIAAMGFIAWMGLLLNMPETVRRGDVPFSAIGVLRDFRDVFRNRIFLFGAATLSLSYIPLMSWVAVSPVILIDDGGMTTTEFAWTQVPVFSAVIVANLSVARWVKDPTRPRFIWRAVPIQMTGLALLILGNLLWPHVWLWSVLGTCFYAFGIGLIFPTLFRFTLFSNELPKGTVSASLNIVLLSVSALSIELARWLWFSGGRLPFHLLAVAAGIAAACCLAGLLSRMRQHEPSSLATEK; encoded by the coding sequence ATGTTGCAATGGATGACCCGCTTTTTTGCCCGCCATTCCGCCACGCTGTTCTTTCCGGCAGCGCTGATCCTGTATGACTTTGCCGCCTATCTGACTACCGACCTTATCCAGCCGGGCATTATCCACGTGGTGCGCGATTTTGACGCCGACGTGGCGCTGGCTCCCGCGTCGGTCAGCCTGTATATGGCCGGCGGCATGGCGCTCCAGTGGCTGCTTGGCCCGCTCTCCGATCGTATTGGCCGCCGTCCGGTTTTGCTGACCGGCGCGCTGATTTTTACCCTTGCCTGCTTAGCGACCATGTTCACGACCTCGATGGAGCAATTCCTCGCGGCGCGCTTTATTCAGGGTACCAGCATCTGTTTCATCGCCACGGTTGGCTACGTCACCGTACAGGAAGCATTCGGCCAGACAAAGGCCATTAAGCTGATGGCGATTATTACCTCGATCGTGCTGATTGCGCCGATTATTGGTCCGCTTTCCGGCGCGGCGTTAATGCACTTCGTCCACTGGAAGGTGCTGTTCGGAATTATTGCGGCGATGGGGTTTATCGCCTGGATGGGGCTGCTGCTTAACATGCCGGAAACCGTCCGGCGCGGCGACGTTCCCTTTAGCGCCATCGGCGTACTGCGCGATTTCCGCGATGTGTTCCGCAACCGTATTTTTCTGTTCGGTGCCGCAACCCTCTCACTCAGCTATATCCCTCTGATGAGCTGGGTGGCGGTCTCGCCGGTTATCCTGATTGACGATGGCGGGATGACGACCACAGAGTTCGCCTGGACCCAGGTACCGGTTTTCAGTGCGGTGATCGTTGCCAATCTGTCGGTAGCGCGCTGGGTAAAAGACCCGACGCGTCCGCGCTTTATCTGGCGCGCGGTGCCTATCCAGATGACCGGGCTGGCGCTCCTGATCCTTGGTAATTTACTGTGGCCACACGTCTGGCTATGGTCGGTACTTGGTACCTGTTTCTATGCCTTCGGCATTGGGCTTATTTTCCCGACGCTGTTCCGTTTTACGCTATTTTCTAACGAGTTACCTAAAGGTACCGTTTCCGCCTCTCTGAACATCGTACTCCTCAGCGTCAGCGCGCTCTCTATCGAGCTGGCGCGCTGGCTGTGGTTTAGCGGCGGCAGACTGCCGTTCCATCTGCTGGCGGTAGCCGCGGGGATCGCGGCCGCATGCTGTCTGGCGGGGTTGTTAAGCCGGATGCGCCAGCACGAACCTTCGTCACTGGCGACCGAGAAATAA
- the metC gene encoding cystathionine beta-lyase, with protein MNDSIKLETQLVVAGRDKRYTQGAVNPVIQRASSLVFDTVKDKKFATANRANGELFYGRRGTYTHFAFQKAMSELEGGAGCALYPCGAAAVTNAILAFVESGDHILMTGAAYEPTQDFCNKILSKFNVETTYYDPMIGAGIVDLLRPETRVVFLESPSSITMEVQDVPGMVKALRAVNPEIIIMIDNTWAAGVLFKALDYGVDISIQAGTKYTIGHSDGMLGTAVSNARCWDRLRENSYLMGQTLDADTAYNGSRGLRTLAVRLKQHQESSIYIARWLSARPEVARVNHPALPECPGHEYFQRDFAGSSGLFSFVLKNRLTDEQMANFLDNFSLFHMAYSWGGFESLILANQPEELNSIRPAGDVDFNGTLVRVHIGLEDVEDLIADLEAGFTRIA; from the coding sequence ATGAACGATTCTATCAAACTCGAAACGCAACTGGTCGTCGCTGGACGTGATAAACGCTACACCCAGGGGGCGGTAAACCCGGTCATTCAGCGTGCTTCTTCGCTGGTATTTGATACCGTGAAGGACAAAAAATTTGCCACTGCTAATCGTGCGAATGGCGAACTGTTTTACGGTCGCCGCGGGACGTATACCCACTTTGCGTTTCAGAAGGCGATGAGTGAGTTAGAAGGCGGGGCGGGCTGTGCGCTTTATCCTTGCGGTGCTGCTGCGGTGACTAACGCGATTCTGGCATTCGTCGAGAGCGGCGATCATATCCTGATGACGGGAGCAGCCTATGAGCCGACTCAGGATTTTTGCAATAAGATCCTGAGTAAATTCAATGTTGAAACCACGTATTACGATCCGATGATTGGCGCGGGTATCGTGGACCTTTTGCGCCCCGAAACCCGAGTGGTGTTTCTTGAATCTCCCAGTTCCATCACTATGGAAGTACAGGATGTTCCAGGGATGGTGAAAGCGCTCCGCGCGGTAAACCCCGAAATTATTATCATGATCGATAATACCTGGGCGGCGGGCGTGCTGTTTAAGGCTCTGGATTATGGCGTCGACATTTCCATACAGGCTGGAACAAAGTACACCATTGGCCACTCCGATGGGATGCTGGGCACCGCAGTCTCCAATGCTCGCTGCTGGGATCGTCTGCGTGAGAACTCATACCTGATGGGGCAAACTTTGGACGCCGATACCGCCTACAACGGTAGCCGCGGATTGCGTACGCTGGCCGTTCGCCTCAAACAGCACCAGGAGAGCAGTATTTATATTGCGCGCTGGCTGTCGGCAAGACCGGAAGTCGCGCGAGTCAACCATCCGGCGTTACCGGAATGTCCAGGCCATGAATATTTTCAACGTGATTTTGCCGGAAGCTCTGGTCTGTTTTCTTTTGTGCTAAAAAACAGATTAACCGACGAGCAGATGGCGAATTTCCTCGATAATTTCTCTCTGTTTCATATGGCCTATTCCTGGGGCGGGTTTGAGTCATTAATTTTGGCAAACCAGCCGGAGGAACTGAACAGCATTCGTCCGGCGGGGGATGTTGACTTCAACGGGACGCTGGTGAGGGTGCATATCGGGCTGGAGGATGTGGAGGATTTGATTGCCGATCTGGAGGCCGGATTTACCCGTATTGCTTAA
- a CDS encoding double-cubane-cluster-containing anaerobic reductase, translated as MSLITDLPAIFDQFSEARQQGFLTVMELKEQNIPLIGTYCTFMPQEIAMAAGAVVVSLCSTSDETIEEAEKDLPRNLCPLIKSSYGFGKTDKCPYFYFSDLVVGETTCDGKKKMYEYMAEFKAVHVMQLPNSAGDDASRALWKAEILRLQKAIEDRFGTPISEAALREAIILKNRERRALANFYRVGQLNPPALSGSDILKVVYGATFRFDKEALIDELNGMAERVRQQWQEGKRLDARPRILITGCPIGGAAEKVVKAIEDNGGWVVGFENCTGAKATERCVGETGDVYDALTDKYLAIGCSCISPNDQRLTLLSQMVEEYQADGVVDVILQACHTYAVESLAIKRHVRQQHDIPYIAIETDYSTADIGQLSTRVAAFIEML; from the coding sequence ATGTCGCTTATCACCGATCTACCCGCCATTTTTGACCAGTTCTCTGAAGCCCGTCAGCAGGGCTTTCTCACGGTAATGGAACTCAAAGAGCAAAACATTCCGCTGATCGGCACCTATTGCACCTTTATGCCACAGGAGATCGCCATGGCCGCAGGCGCGGTTGTGGTGTCGCTGTGCTCAACCTCCGACGAAACCATTGAAGAGGCGGAAAAGGACCTGCCGCGCAATCTCTGCCCGCTGATCAAAAGCAGCTACGGCTTTGGCAAAACCGACAAATGCCCCTACTTCTATTTTTCCGATCTCGTGGTAGGCGAAACCACCTGCGACGGTAAAAAGAAAATGTACGAGTACATGGCCGAATTCAAAGCCGTACACGTGATGCAGCTGCCAAACAGCGCCGGTGATGATGCCTCACGGGCGCTGTGGAAAGCCGAAATCCTGCGCCTGCAGAAGGCGATAGAAGATCGCTTTGGCACGCCGATCAGCGAAGCCGCCCTGCGCGAGGCGATTATCCTGAAGAACCGCGAACGTCGGGCGCTGGCGAACTTTTATCGCGTCGGGCAGCTCAACCCGCCTGCGCTTAGCGGCAGCGATATCTTAAAAGTGGTCTACGGTGCGACCTTCCGCTTCGACAAAGAGGCGCTGATTGATGAGCTCAACGGCATGGCCGAGCGGGTTCGCCAACAGTGGCAGGAGGGCAAACGGCTGGACGCGCGGCCGCGAATTCTCATCACCGGCTGCCCGATTGGCGGCGCGGCGGAAAAAGTGGTGAAAGCCATTGAGGATAACGGCGGCTGGGTGGTTGGCTTTGAAAACTGTACCGGAGCCAAAGCTACCGAGCGCTGCGTCGGGGAAACCGGCGACGTTTACGACGCCCTGACCGACAAATACCTCGCTATCGGCTGTTCCTGCATCTCGCCGAACGACCAGCGCTTAACCCTGCTCAGCCAAATGGTAGAAGAGTACCAGGCCGACGGCGTCGTGGACGTTATTCTGCAGGCCTGCCATACCTACGCGGTGGAGTCGCTGGCGATTAAACGCCACGTGCGTCAGCAGCACGACATCCCCTATATCGCCATTGAAACCGACTATTCAACGGCGGATATCGGCCAGCTCAGCACCCGCGTGGCGGCCTTTATTGAAATGCTGTAG
- a CDS encoding dicarboxylate/amino acid:cation symporter, whose protein sequence is MWTRLEPYKSSIILLSALVAGGLLGIYAPSVASKLQPVGQIFLNLLFMIIVPLVGISVMSSIASMTDLRRLGRIMAIIFIVSIAMAFIPAAGIVALALWYNPAQGVTIDLSQSVQAGSGKMDFVSMITTSDFIGLFSKSNILALIVMAIIAGIAIGQSEQAGKRIASLLEDTNTVIMKIVSIIMKVAPVGLGCYFAATMASQDSALLLTFAHAIGLFMAATLVYYIFGSIFYSYIGGGIPAVKAFWRNAIEPSATALGTCSSLGTLPVTLRAGKAMGINPEIVDVSIPLLVNLNKGGVAMIAALKIVFIYSVLGMDFTAETFFLTMLIAVLSAIIVGGVPGGAFLGEIFIVTTLGLPMEAIPMLVVLGAITDAPATLINVIHDLNAAQIVERFAGKKPVSAEASSTVAAV, encoded by the coding sequence ATGTGGACACGACTTGAACCCTACAAATCTTCTATTATTCTTTTATCCGCTCTGGTAGCTGGTGGGCTGTTAGGTATTTACGCTCCGTCAGTGGCAAGTAAATTGCAGCCAGTCGGTCAGATATTTCTAAACCTGTTATTTATGATTATTGTTCCGCTGGTGGGTATCAGCGTGATGTCGTCTATTGCCAGTATGACCGACCTGAGAAGGCTGGGGCGCATTATGGCAATTATCTTTATTGTTTCTATCGCGATGGCGTTTATTCCTGCCGCCGGGATTGTCGCGCTTGCACTTTGGTACAACCCAGCGCAGGGCGTCACTATCGATCTCTCTCAGTCAGTACAGGCAGGGAGCGGAAAGATGGACTTTGTCAGCATGATTACGACTAGCGATTTTATCGGGCTGTTCTCTAAGTCCAATATTCTTGCGCTGATCGTGATGGCGATTATCGCCGGTATTGCCATTGGGCAATCGGAGCAGGCGGGTAAACGTATCGCGTCGCTGTTGGAAGATACCAACACCGTCATTATGAAGATTGTTTCCATCATCATGAAGGTCGCTCCGGTGGGGCTCGGCTGTTATTTCGCGGCGACCATGGCTAGCCAGGATTCCGCGCTGTTGTTGACCTTTGCCCACGCAATCGGCCTGTTTATGGCGGCGACGCTGGTCTACTACATCTTTGGCTCGATTTTTTATTCGTACATTGGCGGCGGTATTCCGGCGGTGAAGGCTTTCTGGCGTAACGCCATCGAACCATCGGCTACCGCACTGGGAACCTGCTCCTCCTTAGGAACCTTACCCGTCACGCTACGCGCCGGTAAAGCGATGGGGATTAACCCGGAAATCGTGGACGTCTCTATTCCGCTGCTGGTCAACCTGAATAAAGGCGGCGTGGCGATGATCGCGGCGTTGAAAATTGTCTTTATTTACTCGGTGCTGGGAATGGATTTCACCGCCGAGACGTTCTTCCTGACGATGTTGATCGCCGTACTTTCCGCCATCATCGTCGGCGGCGTACCGGGCGGCGCATTTCTCGGGGAGATCTTTATTGTCACTACGCTGGGGCTGCCAATGGAAGCCATCCCAATGCTGGTGGTACTGGGGGCGATAACGGACGCTCCGGCAACGCTTATCAACGTAATCCACGATTTGAACGCGGCGCAGATAGTAGAGCGGTTTGCCGGAAAAAAGCCGGTGAGCGCTGAGGCGAGCTCAACGGTCGCGGCGGTGTAG
- a CDS encoding AraC family transcriptional regulator → MSHTRDILQTFWRDEQLPWLELRSTWRSRQAYKRHRHPQLSVGAIIEGETRCICNGQEYLLRPGDLIIIPAQAPHSCNPRDGQPRSYHMLYLDLNWCRQQLIDAPSQLQITASQLVLRDAGLFAHYQHIVELMSQQNTAALPASVARLLNNLPLSPLAPQALSTTSYRLFSRLATNLQEPPTLDSLADEFALRKETLIRLFKQDTGLTPASFINIARIEFAKTRLRAGDNIADVGYQAGFADQSHFHKTFVSYTAATPRQYAQSRSISDNN, encoded by the coding sequence GTGAGCCATACGCGCGATATTCTGCAAACCTTCTGGCGCGACGAACAGTTGCCCTGGCTGGAGCTGCGCAGCACCTGGCGCAGCCGCCAGGCCTATAAACGTCACCGCCATCCGCAGCTCTCCGTGGGGGCGATTATCGAAGGGGAAACGCGCTGCATCTGCAACGGGCAAGAGTATCTGCTGCGCCCCGGCGATCTGATCATTATCCCGGCGCAGGCGCCTCATAGCTGTAATCCGCGCGACGGCCAGCCGCGCAGCTACCATATGCTCTATCTCGATCTCAACTGGTGTCGGCAGCAGCTGATCGACGCCCCCTCTCAGCTGCAGATAACGGCATCGCAGCTGGTATTACGCGATGCCGGGTTATTCGCCCACTATCAGCACATTGTCGAATTGATGAGCCAGCAGAATACCGCTGCGTTACCCGCAAGCGTCGCCCGATTGCTGAATAATTTGCCCCTGAGCCCGCTCGCGCCTCAGGCGCTAAGCACAACCAGTTATCGTCTGTTCAGCCGCCTGGCCACTAATCTACAAGAACCGCCAACGCTGGATAGCCTCGCCGACGAGTTTGCCCTGCGTAAAGAGACGCTGATTCGCCTCTTCAAGCAGGATACGGGCCTGACGCCCGCCAGTTTTATCAATATCGCACGTATTGAGTTCGCTAAAACGCGCCTGCGCGCCGGGGATAATATTGCCGACGTAGGATACCAGGCCGGGTTTGCCGATCAGAGCCACTTTCATAAGACCTTTGTCAGCTATACCGCCGCCACGCCGCGCCAGTATGCTCAGAGCCGATCAATATCAGACAATAATTAG
- a CDS encoding DUF2164 domain-containing protein — translation MTEITLSSAERDLLREKLCKYCEENFELELEQFDAEFFVDFIAKELGPMFYNAGIDTAIATQLAWSDRIQEEMDLKKVF, via the coding sequence ATGACTGAAATCACCTTATCATCCGCCGAGCGCGATCTGCTACGCGAGAAGCTATGTAAATACTGTGAAGAGAATTTTGAACTGGAGCTGGAGCAATTTGACGCTGAATTCTTCGTCGACTTTATCGCTAAAGAGCTGGGTCCGATGTTTTATAACGCCGGAATTGATACGGCAATCGCCACTCAGCTTGCCTGGAGCGACCGGATTCAGGAAGAGATGGATCTGAAAAAAGTCTTTTAG
- a CDS encoding DUF445 domain-containing protein encodes MLKHMEKLAELKRAKLLALSLLLIAVAIFITTLLLPPTPWVGALKAISEAAMVGALADWFAVVALFRRIPLPFVSQHTAIIPRNKDRIADNLGYFVQEKFLDTPSLVALIRRYEPALMLGNWFSQPDNARRVGQHLLKVMSGFLELTDDARIQRLLRRAVHKAIDKADLTQTSAMMLEGLTRDNRHQKLLDSLISQLIALLQRDSSRAFIARGIVHWLETEHPLKAKLLPTEWLGEHSAEMVTDAVNTLLDEVSQDRAHQIRQAFDRAAMKLIDSLKSDPQMAEKADNIKAYLKNDETFNRYLGEVWADLRGWIKNDVNNEDSRIKQRIAEAGQWFGETLLHDEALRESLNEHLEQAAHRVAPEFAAFLTRHISDTVKSWDSRDMSRQIELNIGKDLQFIRINGTLVGGTIGLVLWLFSQIPSLLNLHI; translated from the coding sequence ATGCTTAAGCATATGGAAAAACTCGCTGAACTGAAACGCGCCAAACTGCTGGCGCTCTCGCTGCTGCTAATTGCAGTCGCTATTTTTATCACTACCCTCTTGCTGCCGCCAACGCCCTGGGTCGGTGCGCTGAAGGCTATCTCCGAAGCGGCGATGGTCGGCGCGCTGGCGGACTGGTTCGCGGTGGTAGCGCTGTTCCGCCGCATTCCGCTGCCGTTTGTTTCGCAGCATACGGCGATTATTCCGCGTAATAAGGACCGGATCGCCGACAATCTTGGCTATTTCGTCCAGGAGAAATTTCTTGATACGCCGTCGCTGGTGGCGCTGATCCGCCGCTATGAACCGGCGCTGATGCTTGGCAACTGGTTCAGCCAGCCGGACAATGCCCGTCGCGTCGGCCAGCATCTGCTGAAGGTGATGAGCGGTTTTCTGGAGCTGACCGACGATGCGCGGATCCAGCGCCTGCTGCGCCGGGCGGTACACAAAGCAATTGATAAGGCCGATTTAACTCAGACCAGCGCCATGATGCTGGAGGGGCTGACTCGCGATAACCGTCACCAGAAGCTGCTGGATTCGCTGATTAGCCAGCTGATCGCCCTGCTACAGCGCGACAGCTCGCGGGCATTTATTGCCCGCGGCATCGTGCACTGGCTGGAGACCGAGCACCCGCTCAAAGCTAAGCTGCTTCCTACCGAATGGCTCGGCGAACACAGCGCAGAAATGGTCACCGATGCTGTCAATACGCTGCTCGACGAAGTCAGCCAGGATCGGGCCCATCAGATCCGTCAGGCTTTCGATCGCGCGGCGATGAAGCTGATCGATAGCCTTAAATCCGATCCGCAGATGGCGGAAAAAGCGGATAATATCAAAGCGTACCTGAAGAATGATGAAACCTTTAACCGCTATCTTGGCGAGGTGTGGGCCGACCTGCGCGGCTGGATCAAAAACGACGTCAATAACGAAGATTCACGCATTAAGCAGCGCATTGCCGAAGCCGGGCAGTGGTTTGGCGAAACGCTGCTCCATGATGAGGCGCTGCGCGAGTCGCTGAACGAGCACCTTGAACAAGCGGCGCATCGGGTGGCACCGGAGTTTGCCGCCTTCCTTACCCGCCATATCAGCGACACGGTTAAAAGCTGGGACTCGCGCGATATGTCGCGGCAAATCGAACTGAACATCGGCAAAGACCTGCAGTTTATCCGCATCAACGGTACGCTGGTTGGCGGTACTATCGGCCTGGTGCTGTGGCTGTTTTCACAAATTCCGTCGCTGCTGAATTTACATATATAA
- a CDS encoding LysE family translocator: protein MNILTTLFPSAFPALALSHFVALLSPGPDFFLLVGYAIRYRLRGSVGLCIGIAAGNGLYIILAIIGWGILRHAPLLFTIIELLGAAYLLWIGSLLLRSRPATLELRSASASRPSLIKQLLLGLGSSLLNPKNALFYLALMTSLLGPNVTLVQQAVSGVWMTSVVLIWDLLLVSLIALPSVQRRLSAVVWRVERVAGGVLMAFGGWIVWQFLHEFAVRLYA, encoded by the coding sequence ATGAACATACTCACTACGCTCTTTCCCTCCGCCTTCCCCGCGCTGGCGCTCTCCCATTTTGTCGCCCTGCTGAGCCCCGGGCCGGATTTTTTCCTGCTGGTAGGCTACGCCATCCGCTACCGCCTGCGCGGCAGCGTCGGGCTGTGCATCGGTATCGCCGCAGGCAACGGCCTGTATATCATACTGGCGATTATCGGCTGGGGGATCCTGCGCCACGCGCCGCTACTGTTTACGATTATTGAACTGCTGGGCGCTGCATATTTGTTGTGGATAGGCAGCCTGCTGCTCAGAAGCCGTCCGGCCACGCTGGAGCTGCGCAGCGCTTCGGCTTCACGCCCGTCGCTGATAAAACAGCTTTTGCTGGGTCTGGGCTCTTCGCTGCTGAATCCGAAAAATGCGCTGTTCTATCTCGCGCTGATGACCTCCCTGCTGGGGCCGAACGTCACCCTGGTACAGCAGGCCGTCAGCGGAGTCTGGATGACCAGCGTGGTGCTGATATGGGATTTGTTATTGGTATCGCTGATTGCGTTACCGTCGGTGCAGCGCCGTCTTTCCGCCGTCGTCTGGCGAGTGGAGCGGGTGGCAGGTGGGGTGTTGATGGCTTTTGGCGGCTGGATTGTGTGGCAGTTTTTGCACGAGTTCGCCGTCAGGCTATATGCTTAA
- a CDS encoding LysR family transcriptional regulator yields the protein MSMQISLKNLEFFIKIVDCGGLSEAAAQLNVSPSAVSKSLAAMENSLGTTLIKRTTRSITLTDAGQYFFNRANKLLKEFDETLNTTSSYDQNPQGELRVTCSIAFGYSHLINLVGKYRLKFPDVNLYIDLNDNFINLNETDFDIALRISTAPPQNYAMRKLVPIRWAYCASPDYLAKKGIPQRRIDLAGHDCLVYPGLTPVLKIADDQDRLHQLKLHMPIQANSSLVLLKSVLEGQGVAYLPTYLIGGHIQKEEITPLLLNGTITCETHALYALYFPSKYSNPKVRSFIDFLVDELGTLPAWDSWIPN from the coding sequence ATGAGCATGCAGATATCGCTAAAGAATTTAGAATTTTTTATCAAAATCGTAGATTGTGGAGGATTATCTGAAGCCGCAGCGCAGCTCAACGTGTCGCCCTCTGCAGTCAGTAAAAGCCTGGCCGCAATGGAAAATTCACTGGGCACCACCTTAATTAAACGCACCACTCGCAGTATTACCCTGACCGATGCAGGACAATATTTTTTTAACCGTGCTAATAAATTACTGAAGGAATTTGATGAAACACTCAATACGACCTCAAGCTATGACCAAAATCCTCAGGGTGAATTACGTGTAACCTGTTCAATTGCTTTCGGTTATTCCCACCTGATCAATCTGGTAGGCAAATACCGCCTGAAATTCCCGGATGTGAATCTTTATATCGACCTGAATGATAATTTCATCAATCTGAATGAAACTGATTTTGATATCGCCCTGCGCATCTCTACTGCGCCACCGCAAAACTATGCCATGCGCAAGCTGGTACCGATCCGCTGGGCATACTGCGCTTCGCCTGATTACCTTGCTAAAAAAGGGATCCCCCAACGCCGGATTGATTTGGCAGGCCATGACTGTCTGGTTTATCCAGGCCTCACGCCAGTACTGAAAATAGCTGACGATCAGGATCGCTTGCATCAATTGAAACTTCACATGCCGATTCAAGCTAATAGTAGCCTGGTGCTACTAAAGTCAGTCTTAGAGGGACAAGGGGTCGCATACCTGCCAACTTATTTGATTGGCGGGCATATTCAAAAAGAGGAGATCACGCCGCTGCTGCTCAATGGCACCATTACGTGCGAAACGCACGCCCTGTATGCACTCTATTTCCCCAGCAAATACAGCAATCCAAAAGTTCGCTCCTTTATCGATTTCCTGGTCGATGAGCTCGGGACATTACCAGCATGGGATAGCTGGATACCGAACTGA
- a CDS encoding Rpn family recombination-promoting nuclease/putative transposase — protein sequence MEKGTTSTPHDAVFKQFLRHADTARDFLDIHLPPALRKHCDLDSLTLESGSFIEENLRAYYSDVLWALKTAAGEGYIYVVIEHQSSPDAHMAFRLMRYAVAAMQRHLDNGHKTLPLVVPILFYHGVVTPYPYSLSWLDKFADPVLAKQLYTVPFPLVDITVVPDDEIVQHRRVALLELMQKHIRQRDLLGIVEHLTAILLSGYANDRQLKTLFNYLIHSGKALRLGKFIREVARRVPQHKEKLMTIAERLREVGRRQGKREGRLEGRQEGVEEGQRAEALRIARTMLAEGMALETVLRITGLPEAELAAVHH from the coding sequence ATGGAAAAGGGTACCACGTCGACGCCGCATGATGCGGTCTTCAAACAGTTTTTACGGCATGCTGACACCGCGCGGGACTTCCTGGATATCCATCTTCCGCCAGCGCTAAGAAAACATTGCGATCTGGATTCGTTAACGCTTGAGTCCGGTAGTTTTATTGAGGAGAACCTGCGGGCATATTATTCCGATGTTCTGTGGGCGCTGAAAACCGCGGCCGGAGAAGGATATATTTATGTTGTCATTGAGCATCAAAGTTCCCCTGATGCGCATATGGCTTTCAGGCTGATGCGTTACGCCGTTGCCGCCATGCAGCGCCATCTGGATAACGGACATAAAACGCTGCCGTTGGTTGTGCCGATTCTGTTTTATCATGGCGTCGTCACCCCTTATCCGTATTCGTTATCCTGGCTGGATAAGTTTGCTGACCCGGTTCTGGCTAAACAGCTTTATACCGTGCCGTTTCCGCTGGTGGACATTACCGTCGTGCCTGATGATGAAATTGTGCAGCATCGAAGAGTGGCTTTGCTGGAGCTGATGCAAAAGCATATTCGTCAGCGCGATCTGCTGGGCATTGTGGAGCATCTGACCGCCATTTTGCTTAGTGGATACGCTAATGACAGGCAGTTGAAAACGCTGTTTAATTACCTGATTCACTCGGGTAAAGCGCTTCGGTTGGGTAAGTTTATCCGCGAAGTGGCCCGGCGGGTACCGCAGCATAAGGAGAAGCTAATGACTATCGCCGAAAGATTACGTGAAGTAGGGCGCCGACAGGGTAAGCGGGAAGGGCGCCTTGAAGGCCGTCAGGAAGGCGTTGAGGAAGGCCAGCGCGCCGAAGCGCTACGTATTGCCCGAACGATGCTGGCCGAAGGGATGGCGCTGGAAACGGTGTTAAGAATTACCGGCTTGCCGGAAGCGGAGCTCGCGGCCGTTCATCATTAA